The following proteins come from a genomic window of Trypanosoma brucei gambiense DAL972 chromosome 1, complete sequence:
- a CDS encoding calpain-like protein fragment, putative, which translates to MGCGGSTTSVTFINGRPTVQGDEIAKGFNEGNGLLFRIVNSSTGRWAYYNDTLDYDMHVKVTFSEDCKIKALGKAKLERLSSGESVVTVVVKPCATELFIEGTVNGYKAKMDAIPITDGDRRRRGSGRK; encoded by the coding sequence atgggTTGCGGTGGCTCAACGACTTCCGTCACATTCATCAACGGCCGGCCGACTGTTCAGGGCGATGAAATTGCGAAGGGTTTTAATGAAGGAAATGGTCTCCTCTTCCGAATTGTTAACTCAAGCACTGGTCGCTGGGCGTATTATAACGATACGTTGGATTATGACATGCATGTGAAAGTTACCTTTAGCGAGGACTGCAAAATTAAGGCACTTGGAAAGGCAAAGTTGGAGCGTTTGAGCTCTGGTGAAAGTGTGGTGACTGTTGTGGTAAAACCATGCGCAACAGAATTATTTATTGAAGGCACTGTGAATGGATATAAGGCAAAAATGGATGCCATTCCCATTACTGATGGAGACAGGCGCCGCAGGGGATCTGGCAGGAAATAA
- a CDS encoding T. brucei spp.-specific protein, whose translation MLWDHLYYIMLYVVSLFCLFVVSFRCAWLLLFVFVKYILFFTSPCLSPPSHPPPPPFFCFCFLVFCFFVFVLLFFHLCLPAPFAMVQRLHRQIIIINNVVIMY comes from the coding sequence ATGTTGTGGGATcatttatattatattatgttATATGTTGTATcacttttttgtctgtttgttgtATCGTTTAGGTGTGCttggttgttattgtttgtttttgttaaatatatattattcttcacttccccttgcctttcacctccttctcatcctccccctcccccctttttttgtttttgttttttagttttttgtttttttgtatttgttttacttttcttccatcTTTGCCTGCCCGCTCCCTTTGCCATGGTACAGCGCCTACATCGAcaaattattatcatcaatAATGTTGTTATAATGTACTAA
- a CDS encoding alpha tubulin, (fragment) codes for YPRIHFVLTSYAPVISAEKAYHEQLSVSEISNAVFEPASMMTKCDPRHGKYMACCLMYRGDVVPKDVNAAVATIKTKRTIQFVDWSPTGFKCGINYQPPTVVPGGDLAKVQRAVCMIANSTAIAEVFARIDHKFDLMYSKRAFVHWYVGEGMEEGEFSEAREDLAALEKDYEEVGAESADMDGEEDVEEY; via the coding sequence TACCCACGTATCCACTTCGTGCTGACAAGCTATGCACCAGTCATCTCCGCAGAGAAGGCCTACCACGAGCAactctctgtctctgagatCTCGAACGCTGTGTTTGAGCCCGCCTCCATGATGACAAAGTGCGACCCCCGCCACGGCAAGTACATGGCGTGCTGCCTCATGTACCGTGGTGACGTTGTGCCAAAGGATGTGAATGCTGCCGTCGCGACCATCAAGACGAAGCGCACGATTCAGTTCGTGGACTGGTCTCCCACAGGCTTCAAGTGCGGTATCAACTACCAGCCACCCACGGTGGTGCCAGGTGGTGACCTTGCCAAGGTGCAGCGCGCGGTATGCATGATCGCCAACTCCACGGCCATCGCAGAGGTGTTCGCTCGTATTGACCACAAATTCGATCTCATGTACAGCAAGCGCGCCTTCGTGCACTGGTACGTCGGTGAGGGTATGGAAGAGGGTGAGTTCTCCGAGGCCCGTGAAGACCTTGCAGCACTTGAGAAGGACTACGAAGAGGTTGGTGCCGAGTCCGCGGATATGGACGGTGAGGAGGATGTGGAGGAGTACTAG
- a CDS encoding beta tubulin, giving the protein MREIVCVQAGQCGNQIGSKFWEVISDEHGVDPTGTYQGDSDLQLERINVYFDEATGGRYVPRSVLIDLEPGTMDSVRAGPYGQIFRPDNFIFGQSGAGNNWAKGHYTEGAELIDSVLDVCCKEAESCDCLQGFQICHSLGGGTGSGMGTLLISKLREQYPDRIMMTFSIIPSPKVSDTVVEPYNTTLSVHQLVENSDESMCIDNEALYDICFRTLKLTTPTFGDLNHLVSAVVSGVTCCLRFPGQLNSDLRKLAVNLVPFPRLHFFMMGFAPLTSRGSQQYRGLSVPELTQQMFDAKNMMQAADPRHGRYLTASALFRGRMSTKEVDEQMLNVQNKNSSYFIEWIPNNIKSSVCDIPPKGLKMAVTFIGNNTCIQEMFRRVGEQFTLMFRRKAFLHWYTGEGMDEMEFTEAESNMNDLVSEYQQYQDATIEEEGEFDEEEQY; this is encoded by the coding sequence ATGCGCGAAATCGTCTGCGTTCAGGCTGGCCAATGCGGTAACCAGATCGGCTCAAAGTTCTGGGAGGTGATCAGTGACGAGCACGGTGTGGACCCCACAGGTACCTACCAGGGTGACTCTGACCTGCAGCTGGAGCGCATCAATGTGTACTTTGATGAGGCAACGGGAGGTCGCTATGTGCCCCGCTCCGTGCTGATTGATCTGGAGCCAGGTACAATGGACTCCGTACGTGCTGGCCCCTATGGTCAGATCTTCCGCCCCGACAACTTCATCTTTGGACAGTCTGGCGCCGGCAACAACTGGGCAAAGGGCCACTACACGGAGGGTGCGGAACTGATCGACTCTGTGCTCGATGTGTGCTGCAAGGAGGCGGAGAGCTGTGACTGCCTCCAGGGCTTCCAGATCTGCCACTCCCTTGGTGGTGGTACTGGCTCCGGCATGGGTACGCTGCTCATCTCGAAGCTTCGCGAGCAGTACCCTGACCGTATCATGATGACTTTCTCCATCATCCCATCCCCCAAGGTGTCCGACACTGTCGTCGAGCCGTACAATACGACTCTCTCCGTGCACCAACTTGTGGAAAACTCCGATGAGTCGATGTGCATtgacaacgaggcactgtaCGATATTTGCTTCCGCACCCTGAAACTGACAACACCAACGTTCGGTGACCTGAACCACTTGGTGTCTGCTGTTGTGTCCGGCGTCACCTGCTGCCTGCGCTTCCCTGGTCAGTTGAACTCTGACCTCCGTAAGTTGGCTGTGAACCTTGTCCCATTCCCGCGTCTGCACTTCTTCATGATGGGCTTCGCCCCGCTGACCAGCCGCGGCTCGCAGCAGTACCGCGGTCTCTCCGTGCCCGAGCTAACGCAGCAGATGTTCGATGCGAAAAACATGATGCAAGCTGCAGATCCTCGTCACGGCCGCTACCTGACAGCGTCTGCACTCTTCCGCGGCCGCATGTCGACGAAGGAGGTTGATGAGCAGATGCTGAACGTGCAGAACAAGAACTCGTCCTACTTCATTGAGTGGATCCCGAACAACATCAAGTCCTCTGTTTGCGATATCCCACCCAAGGGACTCAAGATGGCTGTCACCTTCATTGGCAACAACACCTGCATCCAGGAGATGTTCCGCCGTGTGGGAGAGCAGTTCACCCTCATGTTCCGTCGCAAGGCGTTCTTGCACTGGTACACTGGCGAGGGTATGGACGAGATGGAATTCACGGAGGCAGAGTCCAACATGAACGATCTCGTGTCTGAGTACCAGCAGTACCAGGATGCCACGATTGAGGAGGAGGGCGAGTTCGACGAGGAGGAGCAATACTAG
- a CDS encoding alpha tubulin — translation MREAICIHIGQAGCQVGNACWELFCLEHGIQPDGAMPSDKTIGVEDDAFNTFFSETGAGKHVPRAVFLDLEPTVVDEVRTGTYRQLFHPEQLISGKEDAANNYARGHYTIGKEIVDLCLDRIRKLADNCTGLQGFLVYHAVGGGTGSGLGALLLERLSVDYGKKSKLGYTVYPSPQVSTAVVEPYNSVLSTHSLLEHTDVAAMLDNEAIYDLTRRNLDIERPTYTNLNRLIGQVVSSLTASLRFDGALNVDLTEFQTNLVPYPRIHFVLTSYAPVISAEKAYHEQLSVSEISNAVFEPASMMTKCDPRHGKYMACCLMYRGDVVPKDVNAAVATIKTKRTIQFVDWSPTGFKCGINYQPPTVVPGGDLAKVQRAVCMIANSTAIAEVFARIDHKFDLMYSKRAFVHWYVGEGMEEGEFSEAREDLAALEKDYEEVGAESADMDGEEDVEEY, via the coding sequence atgCGTGAGGCTATCTGCATCCACATTGGTCAGGCTGGTTGCCAGGTTGGTAACGCCTGCTGGGAATTGTTCTGCCTGGAACACGGCATTCAACCCGATGGTGCGATGCCCTCTGACAAGACGATTGGCGTTGAGGATGATGCGTTCAACACCTTCTTCTCTGAGACTGGTGCTGGCAAGCACGTTCCCCGCGCGGTGTTCTTGGACCTGGAGCCAACAGTGGTGGATGAAGTGCGCACTGGCACGTACCGCCAGCTGTTCCACCCCGAGCAGCTGATCTCCGGCAAGGAGGATGCGGCCAACAACTACGCTCGTGGCCACTACACCATTGGTAAGGAGATCGTCGACCTCTGCCTGGACCGCATCCGCAAGCTCGCTGACAACTGCACTGGTCTTCAGGGCTTCCTCGTGTATCACGCCGTCGGCGGTGGCACTGGTTCTGGCCTGGGTGCGCTGCTCTTGGAGCGCCTCTCCGTGGACTATGGCAAGAAGTCCAAGCTCGGCTACACGGTGTATCCATCACCGCAGGTGTCGACGGCTGTCGTGGAGCCCTACAACTCTGTGCTCTCGACACACTCACTTCTGGAGCACACCGATGTTGCTGCGATGCTTGACAATGAAGCAATTTATGATTTGACTCGCCGCAACCTCGATATTGAGCGCCCCACGTACACCAACCTGAACCGCCTCATCGGTCAGGTGGTTTCCTCGCTGACAGCGTCCCTCCGCTTCGACGGTGCATTGAACGTGGATCTGACAGAGTTCCAGACAAACCTTGTGCCGTACCCACGTATCCACTTCGTGCTGACAAGCTATGCACCAGTCATCTCCGCAGAGAAGGCCTACCACGAGCAactctctgtctctgagatCTCGAACGCTGTGTTTGAGCCCGCCTCCATGATGACAAAGTGCGACCCCCGCCACGGCAAGTACATGGCGTGCTGCCTCATGTACCGTGGTGACGTTGTGCCAAAGGATGTGAATGCTGCCGTCGCGACCATCAAGACGAAGCGCACGATTCAGTTCGTGGACTGGTCTCCCACAGGCTTCAAGTGCGGTATCAACTACCAGCCACCCACGGTGGTGCCAGGTGGTGACCTTGCCAAGGTGCAGCGCGCGGTATGCATGATCGCCAACTCCACGGCCATCGCAGAGGTGTTCGCTCGTATTGACCACAAATTCGATCTCATGTACAGCAAGCGCGCCTTCGTGCACTGGTACGTCGGTGAGGGTATGGAAGAGGGTGAGTTCTCCGAGGCCCGTGAAGACCTTGCAGCACTTGAGAAGGACTACGAAGAGGTTGGTGCCGAGTCCGCGGATATGGACGGTGAGGAGGATGTGGAGGAGTACTAG
- a CDS encoding alpha tubulin, (fragment) encodes MREAICIHIGQAGCQVGNACWELFCLEHGIQPDGAMPSDKTIGVEDDAFNTFFSETGAGKHVPRAVFLDLEPTVVDEVRTGTYRQLFHPEQLISGKEDAANNYARGHYTIGKEIVDLCLDRIRKLADNCTGLQGFLVYHAVGGGTGSGLGALLLERLSVDYGKKSKLGYTVYPSP; translated from the coding sequence atgCGTGAGGCTATCTGCATCCACATTGGTCAGGCTGGTTGCCAGGTTGGTAACGCCTGCTGGGAATTGTTCTGCCTGGAACACGGCATTCAACCCGATGGTGCGATGCCCTCTGACAAGACGATTGGCGTTGAGGATGATGCGTTCAACACCTTCTTCTCTGAGACTGGTGCTGGCAAGCACGTTCCCCGCGCGGTGTTCTTGGACCTGGAGCCAACAGTGGTGGATGAAGTGCGCACTGGCACGTACCGCCAGCTGTTCCACCCCGAGCAGCTGATCTCCGGCAAGGAGGATGCGGCCAACAACTACGCTCGTGGCCACTACACCATTGGTAAGGAGATCGTCGACCTCTGCCTGGACCGCATCCGCAAGCTCGCTGACAACTGCACTGGTCTTCAGGGCTTCCTCGTGTATCACGCCGTCGGCGGTGGCACTGGTTCTGGCCTGGGTGCGCTGCTCTTGGAGCGCCTCTCCGTGGACTATGGCAAGAAGTCCAAGCTCGGCTACACGGTGTATCCATCACCG
- a CDS encoding alpha tubulin, (fragment) has protein sequence MGALLLERLSVDYGKKSKLGYTVYPSPQVSTAVVEPYNSVLSTHSLLEHTDVAAMLDNEAIYDLTRRNLDIERPTYTNLNRLIGQVVSSLTASLRFDGALNVDLTEFQTNLVPYPRIHFVLTSYAPVISAEKAYHEQLSVSEISNAVFEPASMMTKCDPRHGKYMACCLMYRGDVVPKDVNAAVATIKTKRTIQFVDWSPTGFKCGINYQPPTVVPGGDLAKVQRAVCMIANSTAIAEVFARIDHKFDLMYSKRAFVHWYVGEGMEEGEFSEAREDLAALEKDYEEVGAESADMDGEEDVEEY, from the coding sequence CTGGGTGCGCTGCTCTTGGAGCGCCTCTCCGTGGACTATGGCAAGAAGTCCAAGCTCGGCTACACGGTGTATCCATCACCGCAGGTGTCGACGGCTGTCGTGGAGCCCTACAACTCTGTGCTCTCGACACACTCACTTCTGGAGCACACCGATGTTGCTGCGATGCTTGACAATGAAGCAATTTATGATTTGACTCGCCGCAACCTCGATATTGAGCGCCCCACGTACACCAACCTGAACCGCCTCATCGGTCAGGTGGTTTCCTCGCTGACAGCGTCCCTCCGCTTCGACGGTGCATTGAACGTGGATCTGACAGAGTTCCAGACAAACCTTGTGCCGTACCCACGTATCCACTTCGTGCTGACAAGCTATGCACCAGTCATCTCCGCAGAGAAGGCCTACCACGAGCAactctctgtctctgagatCTCGAACGCTGTGTTTGAGCCCGCCTCCATGATGACAAAGTGCGACCCCCGCCACGGCAAGTACATGGCGTGCTGCCTCATGTACCGTGGTGACGTTGTGCCAAAGGATGTGAATGCTGCCGTCGCGACCATCAAGACGAAGCGCACGATTCAGTTCGTGGACTGGTCTCCCACAGGCTTCAAGTGCGGTATCAACTACCAGCCACCCACGGTGGTGCCAGGTGGTGACCTTGCCAAGGTGCAGCGCGCGGTATGCATGATCGCCAACTCCACGGCCATCGCAGAGGTGTTCGCTCGTATTGACCACAAATTCGATCTCATGTACAGCAAGCGCGCCTTCGTGCACTGGTACGTCGGTGAGGGTATGGAAGAGGGTGAGTTCTCCGAGGCCCGTGAAGACCTTGCAGCACTTGAGAAGGACTACGAAGAGGTTGGTGCCGAGTCCGCGGATATGGACGGTGAGGAGGATGTGGAGGAGTACTAG
- a CDS encoding T. brucei spp.-specific protein, which produces MRWPAEPGCGSQGPATPERANKLRFLLVGKTDSGNHPSGWLVARTVRYSTADAEIGPCKGLISHDCKLLLLLCGYVERNPGPLRFVQQNVNGVSAVKLSSLLALDADVYLLPEVKKLREASRICKVPPYTVYCSPPNARGGRVAILVHQRSSIQTRSVTWKALPNDAGIKAVTVKL; this is translated from the coding sequence ATGAGGTGGCCGGCTGAGCCAGGGTGCGGAAGCCAAGGACCTGCGACACCCGAAAGGGCTAACAAGCTTAGGTTTCTACTTGTTGGGAAAACGGATAGTGGAAACCACCCTAGTGGTTGGTTGGTCGCTCGCACTGTGCGCTACAGTACTGCGGATGCAGAGATTGGACCTTGCAAGGGTTTAATTTCGCACGATTGCAAGCTTCTGCTGTTACTGTGTGGATACGTTGAGCGCAATCCTGGACCCCTCCGGTTTGTGCAGCAGAACGTTAACGGTGTCTCAGCAGTAAAGCTATCAAGCCTACTTGCTCTAGATGCAGACGTCTATCTTCTTCCGGAGGTGAAGAAGTTGCGTGAGGCGTCTCGCATCTGTAAGGTCCCGCCATACACAGTTTACTGTAGCCCCCCGAACGCTCGGGGTGGAAGAGTTGCCATCTTGGTGCACCAACGAAGCAGCATCCAGACCAGGAGTGTGACATGGAAAGCACTCCCAAACGACGCTGGCATCAAAGCCGTAACTGTGAAATTGTGA
- a CDS encoding histone H3, putative yields MSRTKETARTKKTITSKKSKKASKGSDAASGVKTAQRRWRPGTVALREIRQFQRSTDLLLQKAPFQRLVREVSGAQKEGLRFQSSAILAAQEATESYIVSLLADTNRACIHSGRVTIQPKDIHLALCLRGERA; encoded by the coding sequence ATGTCGAGGACCAAGGAAACCGCCAGGACGAAGAAGACCATCACCTCCAAGAAGAGCAAGAAGGCCTCAAAGGGTTCTGATGCCGCATCTGGCGTAAAGACCGCCCAACGCCGCTGGAGGCCCGGCACCGTGGCACTCCGTGAAATCCGCCAGTTCCAACGCTCCACCGACCTGCTGCTACAAAAGGCACCATTTCAACGCCTGGTCCGTGAGGTGTCTGGTGCCCAAAAGGAGGGTCTGCGCTTCCAGAGTAGCGCTATTCTCGCCGCACAGGAAGCGACTGAGTCGTACATTGTGTCGCTGCTTGCCGATACCAACCGCGCATGCATTCACAGTGGGCGTGTGACAATCCAACCAAAGGACATTCACCTTGCCCTCTGCCTACGCGGTGAACGTGCATAA
- a CDS encoding coatomer beta subunit, putative: MEAKAEGFCSFLVGLSGAPVNSKELKSALEKGDMKARASALEALIRMHLNGEPQNHMIMTVIKFITPLDDHYIKKLVLYFWEVVDKTDASGKLLSEMILICSFLREDLLHPNEYIRGLALRFMCKVKERELVEPLVSSVVQNLTHRVTYVRRNAVLAVHRIFKRFPELLPDAAELVEKFISEENDVSASRNAFEMLVECSPDRVVKFLAELRESKNLESLGATLQMSIVDFAGHMIRANPYDKGRYVTVLFSILQSNNPAVRYQCASTLLSISTSPTAIRQAALTFIDLLKTHTDISVRLIVVDQLDAMRERFSKILQDSLLDILSVLANGTMEIRKRIVTLGVELVSNQNSEVFVQAIKKELYWVKNECDVDDKESLLEYKKLLIRATRTAVARRPHMASAVIPLVLEYLYEEDDSGFEVVSLIREVLQLQPSLRSETLRQLRQTLRMIRCPSVIRTVLWLLGTHVTSADDALEVIRLLINTLEPLPLEPTVKEQMKQQEDFDSHKGGQQKPRMQMTTIVQEDGTYVMSSVPSNKTQEDAEGNDSNCGLRGVLTGGKFFIAAPLASTLSKLIIRLFNHHSSGVDESTMKEAQNSAIMLLNEVLRFCTMDGAAGMIDDATHEQIRLALLNITNPRSPLLATFVEDSSKALDSLTNKVGSIAGGDGFDFNKRNNDNVVGRTSFDEQQVALCSVDTPVMFTQIMEGKGSLLELEAVDDLGSVVANASIEKTEEFLIKLEKTVPLSGFCDPLYCEASVTVHQFDITVDWYIANCTANVLRDVSIELTPLGSMKLCERPQVHTIQPHGSVRIRTALKVGSPETGVICASVLYEGPQNERGCVVLNNVRVDIMNYVRPAKCSASEFRDKWCKYDWENAVAIRTEKTDMREYVEYVMQGTNTRLLEPYPEEDDEVVSAFDGKGDNGHRYVSCNMYARTLFGDDALLNVSIERDAEGKLSGMVRVRANKRPVAYGFGEKLNILNRRIVS, encoded by the coding sequence ATGGAGGCCAAAGCTGAGGGTTTTTGTAGTTTTCTTGTGGGGTTGAGTGGGGCTCCTGTGAATTCGAAGGAACTTAAATCAGCTTTGGAAAAGGGGGATATGAAGGCACGTGCGTCCGCTCTTGAGGCATTGATCCGGATGCATCTTAACGGCGAACCGCAAAATCATATGATCATGACTGTAATCAAGTTTATTACTCCGCTTGATGATCATTATATTAAGAAGCTCGTTTTATATTTCTGGGAAGTGGTAGACAAAACCGATGCGAGTGGTAAGCTGCTGAGTGAAATGATTCTTATTTGCTCGTTTCTGCGAGAGGACCTGCTTCATCCCAATGAGTACATCCGGGGCCTTGCGTTGCGGTTCATGTgcaaagtaaaggaaagggaactgGTGGAACCGCTTGTGTCGTCGGTGGTGCAGAATTTAACGCACCGTGTTACATATGTGCGCAGAAATGCTGTTCTCGCCGTGCATAGGATCTTTAAGAGGTTCCCCGAGTTGCTCCCGGATGCAGCTGAGCTTGTCGAGAAGTTTATTAGCGAGGAAAACGACGTATCGGCCAGTAGGAACGCGTTTGAAATGTTGGTGGAATGTTCGCCCGATCGGGTTGTAAAGTTTTTGGCAGAGTTGCGGGAGTCAAAGAATTTGGAGAGTCTGGGAGCGACCTTGCAAATGTCCATTGTGGATTTTGCAGGGCACATGATACGGGCGAATCCTTATGACAAAGGGAGATATGTTACGGTACTCTTTAGCATACTTCAATCAAACAATCCAGCGGTGCGCTATCAGTGTGCCTCAACGCTTCTAAGCATCTCAACTTCCCCAACAGCTATTCGCCAGGCGGCGTTAACGTTTATTGATTTGCTCAAGACTCACACTGATATCAGTGTGCGTCTGATTGTGGTGGATCAGCTCGATGCAATGCGGGAGAGGTTCAGCAAGATTCTACAGGATTCTCTGCTAGACATTTTGAGCGTTCTGGCCAACGGCACGATGGAAATTCGAAAGCGGATAGTAACACTTGGAGTGGAGCTCGTCTCCAATCAAAACAGTGAGGTGTTCGTGCAGGCGATTAAGAAGGAACTTTACTGGGTTAAAAATGAGTGTGATGTTGATGACAAAGAGTCTTTGCTTGAGTACAAGAAGTTATTGATACGCGCTACCCGCACAGCGGTGGCTCGGCGGCCGCACATGGCATCAGCAGTGATACCTTTGGTCCTGGAGTACCTGTATGAGGAAGATGACTCGGGGTTTGAAGTCGTTTCTCTCATTCGAGAAGTTCTGCAGTTACAACCTTCGCTACGTAGCGAAACATTGAGACAGCTCAGGCAGACGCTCCGTATGATTCGGTGCCCATCAGTAATTCGCACGGTGTTGTGGTTACTCGGCACACATGTGACATCAGCAGACGACGCATTGGAGGTTATCAGACTCCTCATCAATACTTTGGAACCATTACCCCTAGAGCCCACCGTTAAAGAACAGATGAAACAACAAGAGGACTTCGACAGTCACAAGGGGGGGCAACAGAAGCCCCGTATGCAGATGACCACGATCGTGCAGGAAGATGGCACGTACGTGATGTCGTCTGTACCCTCCAATAAAACTCAGGAAGACGCGGAGGGTAATGATTCGAACTGTGGTCTGCGGGGGGTGCTTACGGGAGGAAAGTTTTTCATTGCGGCACCGCTTGCCAGTACGCTCTCTAAACTTATCATTCGCCTGTTCAACCACCACAGCAGCGGTGTGGACGAGAGCACCATGAAGGAAGCGCAAAATAGCGCCATCATGCTGCTCAACGAAGTACTTCGTTTTTGCACGATGGATGGGGCGGCTGGTATGATTGATGATGCCACCCACGAGCAAATACGGCTCGCACTCCTTAACATTACTAATCCCCGATCGCCGCTTCTTGCGACTTTTGTAGAGGATTCTTCAAAGGCACTCGACTCACTGACGAATAAGGTGGGGTCCATTGCGGGCGGTGATGGGTTCGAttttaacaaaagaaacaatgatAATGTTGTTGGTAGGACCTCGTTCGATGAGCAGCAAGTGGCGTTGTGCAGCGTGGACACACCTGTCATGTTCACACAAATcatggaaggaaagggatcGCTGCTAGAGCTGGAAGCCGTGGACGACTTGGGGTCCGTCGTGGCAAACGCATCTATCGAAAAGACGGAAGAATTCCTTATAAAACTTGAGAAGACGGTCCCCTTGTCTGGTTTCTGTGATCCGTTATATTGTGAAGCCTCAGTCACGGTGCATCAGTTCGATATAACTGTGGACTGGTACATTGCAAACTGCACAGCAAACGTCTTGCGAGATGTCTCGATTGAGTTGACGCCACTTGGCAGCATGAAGCTTTGTGAAAGACCACAAGTCCACACCATACAGCCCCACGGTTCTGTTAGGATCCGCACGGCGCTCAAGGTGGGTAGCCCCGAGACCGGCGTCATATGCGCTAGTGTTTTGTATGAGGGTCCCCAGAACGAGCGGGGTTGTGTTGTTCTGAACAACGTCCGCGTCGACATTATGAACTATGTTAGACCTGCCAAATGCAGTGCATCAGAATTCCGGGACAAGTGGTGCAAGTACGACTGGGAAAATGCTGTTGCAAtcagaacagaaaaaacagataTGCGTGAGTACGTGGAGTATGTGATGCAAGGGACAAACACGCGGTTGTTGGAGCCCTATCCA